A single Lactuca sativa cultivar Salinas chromosome 8, Lsat_Salinas_v11, whole genome shotgun sequence DNA region contains:
- the LOC111898120 gene encoding WAT1-related protein At2g39510, which produces MMLQDLKPYLAVIFLQFGNAGLVIIAKAALNHGMNHYTFAVYRNLVATLVIAPFALYFERKGRPKLTFSIFIKIMLLGLLEPVIDQNLYYAGMQYTTATFAIAMCNIIPAMTFIMAWICRLEKVNIKKVHSMGKIVGTLVTVGGAMIMTVVVGPTIGLPWSKGSTTAHNQQSTAPVSAGDNIKGSMMIIAGCLSWSCFYIVQALTLKSYPAELSLTALICAAGTLQGSIVTIIAERGNNAAWRLQWDAGLVTIVYGGVICSGLGYYLSGIVMKEKGPVFVTAFNPLSMVIVAILGSIVLSEQMNLGRVLGAVVIVVGLYLVIWGKSKDESQSNSKFDPDEIPPVNQQIPMTISIKKLGNEDHDHSLSIAMPPTNETFNKINGK; this is translated from the exons ATGATGCTACAAGATCTAAAGCCATATTTAGCTGTCATATTTTTGCAATTTGGGAATGCGGGTTTGGTTATAATCGCCAAAGCTGCTCTTAATCATGGAATGAATCATTACACTTTTGCAGTTTATCGAAACCTTGTTGCCACCCTTGTTATCGCTCCTTTTGCTCTCTACTTCGAAAG GAAAGGGAGGCCAAAACTGACGTTTTCAATCTTCATCAAGATAATGTTGCTAGGCCTCTTAGA GCCCGTTATCGATCAGAACTTATACTATGCAGGGATGCAATATACAACTGCAACTTTTGCAATAGCCATGTGCAATATAATCCCCGCCATGACATTTATCATGGCTTGGATATGCAG GCTTGAGAAGGTGAATATCAAGAAAGTACATAGCATGGGGAAGATAGTCGGGACATTAGTGACAGTGGGAGGAGCGATGATAATGACGGTGGTTGTGGGACCCACAATTGGTCTGCCATGGAGCAAAGGCTCAACCACCGCACACAACCAGCAATCAACCGCCCCTGTAAGTGCCGGAGACAATATCAAAGGATCCATGATGATCATCGCAGGTTGTTTGTCATGGAGCTGCTTTTACATTGTCCag GCACTTACGTTGAAGTCATACCCTGCAGAACTCTCTCTCACGGCTCTAATTTGTGCAGCGGGGACATTGCAAGGGagtattgtgactataattgctGAAAGGGGGAATAATGCGGCATGGAGATTACAATGGGATGCTGGACTTGTGACTATAGTTTATGGT GGAGTGATCTGTTCAGGATTGGGTTACTATCTTTCGGGAATTGTAATGAAGGAAAAAGGGCCGGTTTTCGTTACTGCTTTTAACCCTTTAAGCATGGTCATCGTCGCTATTTTGGGATCTATTGTTTTATCTGAACAGATGAATTTAGGAAG GGTTCTTGGAGCAGTAGTGATCGTTGTTGGGCTATACTTGGTGATATGGGGCAAGAGCAAGGATGAAAGTCAGTCAAATTCCAAATTTGACCCTGATGAGATTCCACCTGTTAATCAACAAATACCCATGACGATTAGTATCAAAAAATTGGGAAATGAAGATCATGATCATAGTCTGTCGATTGCAATGCCACCAACTAATGaaacatttaataaaattaatggaAAATAG